In one Brevibacillus composti genomic region, the following are encoded:
- the pnpS gene encoding two-component system histidine kinase PnpS, with product MTRFRIKLTLTILGLVSIVLLVMGMYFAKVLERFYLDTLGELLTRESKLVAQSVRFPEVLRDKEELARRVQQVASEEEVRITVIDVDGNVLFDNIHKSEEMENHASRPEFAAALRGETGIDRHYSETLGYEMMYVAVPVRSTENVIGAVRSAMSMQDIADTVHNLWYTLLTGLLVTMILASIVVSRISYNITSPIEEITRVARNITQREYESRVRIKARDEIGQLASAINFMASSLEQQMYEISENHQRLTGVLTNMTSGVIFISEHRRIMLVNPAVERLLGKSANELIGKLHIEAGKNFGLSQYIDRCLDRGEKFRQEVHIYYPQERILDVNFAPYINFKGEAKGVVVVLHDFTEIRRLEKMRSDFVANVSHELRTPITSIKGFTETLLDGAMQDEETCRNFLQIIYDESERLYRMIRDILDLSKIEQKRLTLQLTEVDLQDLMASTVALLQEQAQRKQISIQLPDPHPRVTLTTDKDCLQQIILNLVTNAVVYTPEGGAISLSLRQERGQVQFQVADTGIGIPEADLPRIFERFYRVDRARSRDSGGTGLGLAIVKHLVENLHGHITVQSAEGEGTTFTVTLPLQW from the coding sequence TTGACACGTTTTCGAATTAAACTCACCTTGACCATTCTCGGGCTGGTTTCCATCGTTCTCTTGGTGATGGGGATGTACTTCGCCAAGGTGCTGGAGCGATTCTACCTGGATACCCTGGGGGAACTGCTTACGCGCGAATCCAAGCTGGTCGCCCAATCCGTCCGATTTCCGGAGGTCCTCCGCGACAAGGAAGAGCTGGCCAGAAGGGTGCAGCAGGTAGCCTCGGAGGAAGAAGTGCGGATTACCGTCATTGATGTCGACGGGAACGTGCTTTTTGACAATATTCACAAGTCCGAGGAGATGGAGAACCACGCCAGCCGTCCTGAATTTGCCGCCGCTTTGCGCGGGGAGACGGGGATCGACAGGCACTACAGCGAGACGCTGGGCTACGAAATGATGTACGTGGCGGTCCCGGTCCGATCCACAGAGAACGTGATCGGCGCTGTCCGCTCCGCGATGTCGATGCAGGATATTGCGGATACGGTGCATAATCTGTGGTACACCCTGCTCACCGGTCTGCTGGTCACGATGATTCTCGCTTCCATCGTCGTCTCCCGGATTTCTTACAACATCACGAGCCCGATCGAAGAAATTACCCGCGTCGCGCGAAATATTACCCAGCGCGAGTACGAGAGCCGCGTGCGGATCAAGGCCCGGGATGAAATCGGACAGCTGGCCTCCGCCATCAACTTTATGGCCTCCAGCCTGGAACAGCAGATGTATGAAATCTCCGAAAACCACCAGCGGCTGACCGGCGTCCTGACTAACATGACCAGCGGAGTGATCTTCATCTCTGAGCATCGCCGGATCATGCTGGTCAATCCGGCTGTCGAACGATTGCTGGGGAAATCGGCCAATGAGCTGATCGGGAAACTGCATATTGAGGCGGGGAAAAACTTTGGCCTCAGTCAATACATTGACCGCTGCCTGGACCGCGGCGAAAAGTTTCGCCAGGAAGTCCACATCTACTATCCCCAGGAGCGGATTCTCGACGTGAACTTTGCTCCCTATATCAACTTCAAGGGAGAAGCCAAAGGGGTCGTGGTCGTTTTGCACGACTTCACGGAAATCCGCCGTCTGGAGAAAATGCGCAGCGATTTCGTCGCCAACGTCTCGCATGAACTGCGCACCCCGATCACCTCGATCAAAGGCTTTACCGAGACGCTGTTGGATGGCGCGATGCAGGACGAGGAGACCTGCCGCAACTTCCTGCAGATCATCTACGATGAGAGCGAACGCCTCTATCGGATGATCCGCGACATCCTGGACCTCTCCAAAATCGAGCAAAAACGGCTGACGCTTCAGCTCACGGAGGTCGACCTGCAGGATCTGATGGCCTCGACGGTAGCGCTCTTGCAGGAGCAGGCGCAGCGCAAGCAGATCTCCATCCAGCTGCCCGACCCGCATCCGCGTGTGACGCTGACGACGGACAAGGATTGCCTGCAGCAGATCATCCTCAATCTGGTCACCAATGCAGTGGTCTACACACCCGAGGGCGGAGCCATCTCGCTATCGCTTCGGCAGGAGAGAGGTCAGGTGCAATTCCAGGTGGCAGACACCGGCATCGGCATCCCTGAGGCGGATTTGCCGCGCATCTTCGAGCGTTTTTACCGGGTAGACAGAGCGCGTAGCAGAGATTCCGGGGGCACCGGCCTGGGGCTCGCGATCGTCAAGCATCTGGTGGAAAACCTGCACGGACACATCACCGTCCAAAGCGCAGAGGGAGAAGGAACGACCTTTACGGTGACGCTGCCTCTGCAGTGGTAG
- a CDS encoding response regulator transcription factor, whose amino-acid sequence MTKILVVDDEASIVKLLQFNLEKAGFQVVTAFDGKQALDMARMEQPDFIILDWMLPKMEGMDVCKTLRQERNNTPILMLTAKDDELDKILGLELGADDYLTKPFSPREVIARVKAILRRTQTTADGTAAPDEVVLQFGEIRIYPEKYEVYRGSEKVELTPKEFELLHYLASHHGRVLTRDQLLNAVWNYDFIGDSRIVDVHVSHLREKLEEDTKNPRYIKTVRGLGYKLEG is encoded by the coding sequence TTGACGAAGATTCTTGTCGTCGATGACGAAGCATCGATTGTGAAATTATTGCAGTTTAATTTGGAAAAAGCGGGGTTTCAAGTGGTGACCGCCTTTGACGGAAAACAGGCATTGGACATGGCCCGCATGGAACAGCCCGATTTTATTATCCTCGACTGGATGCTGCCGAAGATGGAAGGCATGGACGTGTGCAAGACCTTGCGCCAAGAGCGGAATAATACTCCGATTTTAATGTTGACGGCCAAAGACGATGAACTGGATAAAATCCTGGGGCTGGAGCTGGGGGCGGATGATTATCTGACCAAGCCGTTCAGTCCGCGGGAAGTGATCGCCCGGGTCAAAGCGATTCTCCGCCGTACCCAGACGACAGCGGATGGCACAGCTGCACCGGATGAGGTTGTTCTGCAGTTTGGGGAAATCCGCATCTACCCGGAAAAATATGAGGTGTACCGCGGTTCGGAGAAAGTGGAGCTGACGCCAAAGGAATTTGAACTGCTCCACTATCTGGCCAGCCACCACGGGCGGGTCCTGACGCGAGATCAATTGTTGAACGCCGTGTGGAACTACGATTTTATCGGCGATTCGCGGATCGTCGACGTTCACGTAAGCCATTTGCGCGAGAAATTGGAGGAAGACACGAAAAATCCTCGCTACATCAAAACGGTCCGTGGATTAGGTTACAAGCTGGAAGGCTGA
- the mdh gene encoding malate dehydrogenase, with protein sequence MAFQRKKIAVIGSGFTGATTAFILGQKELGDVVLVDIPQLENPTKGKALDMMESSPVLGFDANITGTADYANIKDADLVIITAGIARKPGMSRDDLVNTNAGIMRSVAEQVKTYAPNSIVLVLSNPVDAMTYTFFKTSGFPKERVIGQSGVLDTARFRTFVAMELNVSVEDVTGFVLGGHGDDMVPLVRYSYAGGIPLEKLIPKDRLDAIVERTRKGGGEIVNLLGNGSAYYAPAASLVQMAEAILKDKKRILPSIAYLEGEYGYHDLYLGVPTLLGGNGIEKIIELELTAEEKAALDKSAQSVRNVMAVLQ encoded by the coding sequence ATGGCATTCCAACGCAAAAAAATCGCAGTGATCGGCAGCGGCTTCACAGGTGCAACGACGGCATTCATCCTGGGCCAAAAAGAACTGGGCGACGTCGTGCTCGTGGACATCCCGCAGCTGGAAAACCCGACAAAAGGGAAAGCACTGGATATGATGGAATCTTCCCCGGTACTTGGCTTTGACGCCAACATCACCGGTACGGCCGACTACGCGAATATCAAGGACGCCGACCTGGTGATTATCACTGCCGGAATCGCTCGCAAACCTGGCATGTCCCGTGATGACCTGGTGAACACCAATGCTGGCATTATGCGCTCCGTAGCGGAGCAGGTCAAAACCTATGCGCCGAACTCGATCGTGCTGGTTCTGTCCAACCCGGTAGACGCAATGACCTATACCTTCTTCAAAACATCGGGCTTCCCGAAAGAGCGCGTCATCGGTCAATCCGGCGTGCTGGACACGGCTCGTTTCCGCACGTTCGTCGCGATGGAGCTGAACGTATCGGTAGAGGACGTAACCGGCTTTGTACTGGGTGGCCACGGTGACGACATGGTGCCGCTGGTTCGCTACTCCTATGCTGGGGGAATTCCGCTGGAGAAGCTGATTCCAAAGGATCGTCTGGACGCCATCGTCGAACGCACCCGCAAAGGCGGCGGCGAAATCGTCAACCTGCTGGGCAACGGCTCCGCGTACTACGCGCCGGCTGCATCCCTGGTACAAATGGCGGAAGCGATCTTGAAAGACAAGAAGCGCATCCTGCCCTCCATCGCCTACCTCGAAGGCGAATACGGCTACCATGATCTGTACCTGGGTGTGCCGACCCTGCTCGGCGGCAACGGCATCGAGAAAATCATCGAGCTGGAGCTGACGGCAGAGGAAAAAGCGGCGCTCGACAAGTCCGCCCAATCCGTGCGGAATGTGATGGCTGTTCTTCAATAA
- the icd gene encoding NADP-dependent isocitrate dehydrogenase — MFKNLSQPTAGQKITVDNGKLVVPNNPIIPFIEGDGTGPDIWKASVRVLDAAVEKAYKGEKKIEWFEVFAGEKSFNQYGEWLPEDTLTAVREYLIAIKGPLTTPVGGGIRSINVALRQELDLYACVRPVQYFDGVPSPVKHPELTDMVIFRENTEDIYAGVEWAEGTPEVKKVIDFLQNEMGVKKIRFPETSGIGIKPVSKDGTERLVRAAINYAIDNKRKSVTLVHKGNIMKFTEGAFKNWGYAVAEAEFGDKVFTWAQYDRIKAEGGDADKAQKEAEAAGKIIVKDVIADAFLQQILTRPAEYDVVATLNLNGDYISDALAAQVGGIGIAPGANINYLTGHAIFEATHGTAPKYAGLDKVNPSSVILSGEMMLRHLGWNEAADLIIQSMEKTISAKTVTYDFARLMEGATELKCSEFADALIKNM, encoded by the coding sequence GTGTTTAAAAACCTGTCTCAGCCGACTGCTGGTCAAAAAATCACAGTAGACAACGGCAAACTCGTTGTTCCAAACAACCCCATCATCCCATTTATCGAAGGGGACGGTACGGGTCCAGATATCTGGAAGGCATCTGTTCGTGTCCTGGACGCAGCTGTAGAAAAAGCTTACAAAGGCGAAAAGAAAATCGAGTGGTTCGAAGTCTTCGCAGGCGAAAAATCCTTCAACCAATACGGTGAATGGCTCCCTGAAGATACGCTTACCGCTGTGCGCGAGTATCTGATCGCGATCAAAGGCCCGCTCACGACTCCGGTTGGCGGCGGCATCCGCTCCATCAACGTGGCTCTTCGTCAAGAACTGGATCTGTACGCTTGCGTGCGTCCTGTGCAATACTTCGACGGTGTGCCATCCCCCGTCAAACATCCCGAATTGACAGACATGGTCATCTTCCGCGAAAACACCGAGGACATCTACGCTGGTGTCGAGTGGGCGGAAGGAACGCCAGAAGTGAAAAAAGTCATCGACTTCCTGCAAAACGAAATGGGCGTCAAAAAGATCCGCTTCCCGGAAACCTCCGGCATCGGCATCAAGCCTGTTTCCAAAGATGGTACCGAGCGTCTGGTTCGCGCAGCGATCAACTACGCGATCGACAACAAGCGCAAATCCGTTACCCTGGTACACAAAGGCAACATCATGAAGTTTACCGAAGGCGCGTTCAAAAACTGGGGCTATGCTGTGGCTGAAGCGGAATTCGGCGACAAGGTATTCACCTGGGCGCAGTACGACCGCATCAAAGCCGAAGGCGGCGACGCGGACAAGGCGCAGAAAGAAGCAGAAGCAGCTGGCAAAATCATCGTGAAAGACGTGATCGCCGACGCCTTCCTGCAACAAATCCTGACTCGTCCGGCTGAGTACGACGTGGTTGCGACACTCAACCTGAACGGCGACTACATCTCCGACGCCCTGGCTGCACAAGTAGGCGGCATCGGTATCGCACCTGGCGCGAACATCAACTACCTGACCGGCCACGCGATCTTCGAAGCGACCCACGGTACCGCTCCGAAATACGCAGGTCTGGACAAGGTAAACCCGTCTTCCGTGATTCTCTCCGGCGAAATGATGCTGCGCCATCTGGGCTGGAACGAAGCGGCTGACCTGATCATCCAATCCATGGAGAAAACCATCTCCGCAAAAACCGTAACCTACGATTTCGCTCGTCTGATGGAAGGTGCGACCGAGCTGAAGTGCTCCGAGTTCGCAGATGCCCTGATCAAAAATATGTAA
- the citZ gene encoding citrate synthase, which produces MTATRGLEGVVAAQSSICSIVDGVLCYGGINIDELAEHATFEEVVYLLWHGALPKRDQLDALKKQLGENAAVPQEVIDSIKSYPKGVHPMAALRTAVSSLALYDAEAQEMSPEANYRKSIRLMAQTPTLIAAFARMRKGLEPVAPNPSYSIAQNFLYMLTGEAPTETAVKAFDVALILHADHEFNASTFAARVTVATLTDIYSGIVSAIGTLKGPLHGGANEAVAAMLAEIGSVDEVESYIRQKLDNKEKIMGFGHRVYKDGDPRAKWLKQMSKALTAQIGRPELYEMSVKVEDMVTGEKGLKPNVDFYSASVYIALGLESDLFTPIFAISRMSGWTAHIMEQYENNRLIRPRADYTGPVNQHYVPIDRR; this is translated from the coding sequence ATGACAGCTACTCGTGGACTAGAAGGCGTAGTTGCCGCTCAATCTTCAATCTGTTCGATTGTCGATGGGGTACTTTGCTATGGTGGTATCAATATTGACGAGCTTGCGGAACACGCAACATTTGAAGAGGTTGTCTACCTGCTCTGGCATGGAGCCCTACCGAAGCGCGATCAGCTGGATGCTTTGAAAAAGCAGCTGGGTGAAAATGCTGCGGTGCCCCAAGAGGTGATCGACAGCATCAAATCCTACCCGAAAGGCGTACACCCCATGGCGGCGTTGCGCACAGCTGTCTCTTCGCTAGCGCTCTACGATGCAGAAGCTCAAGAGATGAGCCCGGAGGCCAACTACCGGAAATCGATCCGCCTGATGGCCCAGACACCGACTCTGATTGCTGCCTTTGCTCGCATGCGAAAAGGACTGGAGCCAGTCGCTCCCAATCCGTCCTATTCCATCGCCCAGAACTTCCTGTACATGCTGACGGGCGAAGCTCCGACCGAAACCGCTGTGAAAGCGTTTGATGTCGCCCTCATCCTGCATGCGGATCACGAGTTCAACGCATCCACCTTTGCAGCACGGGTGACTGTCGCGACGCTGACAGATATTTACTCCGGCATCGTGTCTGCAATCGGCACACTGAAGGGACCTTTGCACGGCGGGGCAAACGAAGCGGTAGCAGCTATGCTGGCCGAAATCGGCTCTGTCGACGAAGTCGAATCCTACATCCGCCAAAAGCTGGACAACAAAGAGAAGATCATGGGCTTCGGCCATCGCGTCTACAAAGACGGCGACCCGCGTGCCAAGTGGCTGAAGCAAATGTCCAAAGCGCTGACTGCGCAAATCGGACGCCCTGAGCTTTACGAGATGTCCGTGAAGGTAGAAGACATGGTAACAGGCGAAAAAGGTCTGAAGCCAAACGTCGATTTCTACTCCGCATCGGTGTACATCGCGCTTGGTTTGGAGAGCGATCTGTTCACGCCGATTTTCGCCATCAGCCGTATGTCTGGCTGGACTGCGCATATCATGGAACAATACGAGAACAATCGTCTGATCCGTCCGCGCGCAGATTACACCGGTCCGGTCAATCAGCATTATGTGCCGATCGATCGCCGCTAA
- the ytvI gene encoding sporulation integral membrane protein YtvI produces the protein MNRQNWAIRLFQIIRFLWVCLLIYASFRILVFALPLLYPFLISLVIALVIHRPVTYLTKKAKIPRWLSVTLALLLLLALSGGVVTLIITETVVEIGELARKLPLFSTELAHYLQRTISQDFLTGIYEQIQSFLTTLDAGYKEKLDNTIGQGITSITHAGQQLIVQFLDGLKNFLLSLPNLATVFVISLIGAFFISKDFFLWEARFRKILPSGVNRRLDEVFQDLKGALFGFAKAQLTLISLTAAIVMIGLLILRVEYAVTIGLLTGLVDLLPYLGTGTVFIPWIIYLFFKGNYSLVIGLSILYGVVLIFRQIIEPKVVAENVGLDPLLTLVALFVGLQLFGFLGLIIGPVSLVLINALVKANVFMDLWKYIKGQET, from the coding sequence TTGAACCGGCAAAACTGGGCCATCCGCCTCTTTCAAATTATTCGGTTTTTGTGGGTTTGCCTGCTCATCTACGCCAGCTTCCGAATCCTGGTTTTTGCACTACCCTTACTGTACCCATTTCTCATCTCCTTAGTCATCGCGCTGGTGATCCATCGCCCGGTTACCTATTTGACCAAAAAGGCGAAGATCCCCCGATGGCTGTCCGTCACGCTGGCGCTGCTGCTCCTGCTCGCCCTGTCCGGCGGGGTCGTCACCCTGATCATCACCGAGACCGTCGTCGAAATCGGGGAGCTGGCGCGCAAACTTCCACTCTTCTCCACGGAGCTGGCCCACTATCTGCAAAGGACGATTTCTCAGGATTTCCTCACCGGCATCTATGAGCAAATCCAGTCGTTCCTGACGACGCTTGATGCGGGTTACAAAGAGAAGCTGGACAACACCATCGGCCAGGGCATCACATCCATCACACACGCTGGACAGCAGTTGATTGTGCAATTTCTGGACGGGCTGAAAAACTTCCTGCTCTCCCTGCCCAATCTGGCGACGGTGTTCGTGATCTCCCTGATCGGCGCATTCTTCATCTCCAAGGATTTCTTTCTGTGGGAAGCGCGTTTTCGGAAAATTCTTCCGAGCGGCGTCAACCGGCGGCTCGACGAAGTGTTCCAGGATTTAAAGGGCGCTTTGTTCGGCTTCGCCAAAGCGCAGCTGACCCTGATCTCGCTCACGGCCGCGATCGTAATGATCGGCCTGTTGATTCTGCGGGTGGAGTATGCGGTGACCATCGGTTTGTTGACCGGACTTGTCGATTTGCTGCCGTACCTGGGCACCGGGACCGTCTTTATCCCCTGGATCATCTACCTGTTTTTCAAGGGGAATTACTCCCTGGTGATCGGCTTGTCGATCCTCTACGGCGTCGTGCTGATCTTCCGGCAGATTATCGAGCCGAAGGTCGTCGCCGAAAATGTCGGCTTGGATCCGCTGCTGACGCTGGTCGCCCTGTTTGTCGGCTTGCAGCTGTTTGGCTTCCTCGGTCTGATCATCGGTCCCGTCTCTCTGGTCCTGATCAATGCGCTGGTCAAAGCCAATGTATTTATGGACCTCTGGAAGTATATCAAAGGGCAAGAGACGTAA
- a CDS encoding FxsA family protein, translated as MLFRILLVLFIVVPAIELWGLISVGKVIGPWWTVALVILTGFVGAWLAKQQGLQVMRMLQLQMSRGQMPGETLIDGALVLSGGLMLLMPGFFTDIVGILFLLPYTRMIIRHLVKRWLWSLISSGRVHFFFRR; from the coding sequence ATGCTCTTTCGCATCCTGCTCGTTCTGTTTATTGTAGTGCCGGCGATTGAACTATGGGGCCTGATTTCGGTGGGGAAAGTGATCGGACCCTGGTGGACCGTGGCGCTGGTCATCCTGACCGGATTCGTAGGGGCCTGGCTCGCCAAGCAGCAAGGGCTGCAAGTGATGAGGATGCTCCAGCTGCAGATGTCCCGCGGTCAGATGCCGGGAGAGACGCTGATTGACGGAGCGCTGGTGCTCTCCGGCGGCCTGATGCTGCTCATGCCCGGATTTTTCACGGACATCGTAGGCATTCTCTTTTTGCTCCCCTACACGCGGATGATTATCCGTCATCTGGTGAAGAGGTGGCTGTGGTCGCTGATCTCATCGGGTCGGGTTCATTTCTTTTTCCGACGGTAA
- a CDS encoding acyl-CoA thioesterase, translating to MKQDVYAHQIRVRYSETDQMGVVYHANYLNWFEVGRTEFIRDTGITYRALEEKGILLPVTDVGLSYKLPARYDDWVEIRTRLEELSPVRLTFAYELYRREDGQLLVSGWSKHAFTTTEMKPIRLSRAVPEVYALLQERCTRGRS from the coding sequence AAGCAAGATGTCTACGCTCATCAAATACGTGTGCGATACAGCGAAACCGACCAAATGGGTGTGGTGTATCACGCAAACTACCTCAATTGGTTTGAAGTCGGCCGCACGGAATTTATTCGAGATACAGGGATTACTTATCGCGCTTTGGAGGAGAAGGGAATCCTGCTGCCCGTCACGGATGTCGGGCTTTCCTACAAACTCCCTGCCCGCTACGACGACTGGGTGGAGATCCGGACGAGACTGGAGGAACTCTCACCTGTACGGCTCACCTTTGCCTATGAACTCTACCGGAGGGAAGACGGACAGCTGCTCGTCAGCGGGTGGTCCAAGCATGCGTTTACGACGACGGAGATGAAGCCGATCCGGCTTTCTCGTGCGGTACCGGAGGTATATGCACTGCTTCAGGAGCGTTGTACAAGGGGGAGATCGTAA